In the genome of Phlebotomus papatasi isolate M1 chromosome 2, Ppap_2.1, whole genome shotgun sequence, one region contains:
- the LOC129803115 gene encoding uncharacterized protein LOC129803115 — translation MAAEAQRLIGISLSKIAQSRMERGGISLHKNLLVATVLQKARIIFMEEAYHMVHGHYPHEQAAAAAAAISAAAAQMRNRYFCEQQEALCRSYKEQHQLIIRRDGELVGRSDEAEDEPEEDEEECTAEEAEEEVDDKENEAPIELTYYDLDNHIKIRDNPKRRREVTEWETEEAVLSILPKRLCRGDEKSPDSCPVQENDPPAESLDTPELSSVAEPMEISRITSLVSIFSFGSLARQSPVSSSTSDLHTFRSQNTTNTSSVAMTA, via the coding sequence ATGGCTGCCGAGGCACAACGCTTAATTGGTATATCGTTAAGCAAAATTGCCCAGTCGCGAATGGAACGCGGTGGCATTTCGCTGCACAAGAACCTGTTAGTGGCCACAGTGCTGCAGAAGGCGAGAATAATATTCATGGAGGAGGCGTATCACATGGTCCACGGACATTACCCTCATGAGCAGGCGGCGGCCGCGGCAGCGGCTATATCAGCCGCGGCGGCCCAAATGAGAAATCGCTATTTTTGCGAGCAACAGGAGGCACTATGTCGAAGTTACAAAGAGCAGCATCAGTTGATTATTCGACGAGATGGAGAACTTGTCGGTAGGAGTGATGAGGCTGAAGATGAGCCAGAAGAAGATGAGGAAGAATGCACTGCCGAAGAAGCCGAAGAGGAAGTTgatgataaagaaaatgaagCACCCATCGAATTGACATACTATGACCTGGATAATCATATAAAAATCCGCGATAATCCTAAGAGGAGACGAGAAGTGACCGAATGGGAAACAGAAGAGGCTGTCTTGTCTATTTTGCCCAAGAGACTGTGCCGCGGAGATGAAAAAAGTCCCGATAGTTGCCCTGTCCAGGAAAATGACCCACCAGCAGAATCCCTCGATACACCAGAGCTGAGTTCAGTGGCGGAACCAATGGAAATCAGCCGAATAACATCCCTAGTGTCCATCTTTAGCTTTGGCAGCCTTGCGAGGCAATCACCTGTGTCT